In a single window of the Mauremys reevesii isolate NIE-2019 unplaced genomic scaffold, ASM1616193v1 Contig60, whole genome shotgun sequence genome:
- the LOC120394494 gene encoding protein maestro-like, which produces MTDPMLREKKLLKIVLRILEERSQDRNSIVRQMAVRGLGNIVNGAPVKVKKYKKFLLDILIGALHDVFSSEVIGESMKALAKVLKELKEKDIGSSFKDLTEQIRAYFDDENDGLRSVAFVLFGILAQLTKKKWKAYFAEQVRKSWVILLLHLQDPSPEFSMV; this is translated from the exons atgacTGATCCCATGCTCAGGGAGAAGAAGTTGCTTAAGATTGTCTTACGCATcttggaagaaaggtcacaggataggaacagcattgtccgtcagatggctgtaagaggcctgggaaatatagtcaatggggcgcctgtgaag gtgaaaaagtacaagaagtttcttctggacataCTGATCGGGGCCTTACATGACGTTTTCAGTTCTGAAGTGATTGGTGAGAGcatgaaagcactggccaaagtcctgaaggagctgaaagagaaggacatCGGTTCTTCCTTCAAAGACCTCACCGAACAGATCCGGGCCTACTTTGACGAT GAGAATGATGGTCTTCGCTCAGTGGCctttgtcctatttggcatcctggctcagttgacaaagaaaaaatggaaggccTATTTCGCTGAGCAGGTTCGAAAGAGCTGGGTCATACTTCTGCTGCACCTGCAAGACCCAAGCCCAGAGTTTTCAATGGTATGA